In Streptomyces sp. NBC_00306, a single genomic region encodes these proteins:
- a CDS encoding (2Fe-2S)-binding protein produces the protein MNRVYVCSCFGVTEKQVKEHADAGACTPRQIASASKAGTDCGSCVRTIQSILGRGTCPRRELLEQGKPALTAGLAELDEAA, from the coding sequence GTGAACCGCGTGTACGTATGCTCATGCTTCGGCGTCACCGAGAAGCAGGTCAAGGAGCACGCGGACGCGGGTGCCTGCACCCCTCGTCAGATCGCCTCCGCCTCCAAGGCGGGCACCGACTGCGGCTCGTGCGTGCGGACGATCCAGTCGATCCTCGGCAGGGGTACGTGCCCGCGGCGTGAGCTGCTGGAGCAGGGCAAGCCTGCTCTCACGGCCGGCCTCGCGGAGCT